Below is a genomic region from Candidatus Chlorobium masyuteum.
CGTTCATAAGGGGAGCCATGAAAGAGTGTGTCCGCCAGCCTGGTGAGGTGAAGGCTACGGTAACCGATTATATTGATATGGTAGTACTCAACCGCGTGCTCGGGCTGCCCGTTTTTTTATTTGTGGTCTGGTCAATTTTTCAGCTTACCTTCACGCTTGGTGCGCCGATCATGGGCGCGCTCAATCTGTTTTTCGGCACGCTTGCCTCACATCTCAGACCGCTTTTGCCCAATGAGATGCTCCGTTCGATAGCTATTGACGGTGTTATTGCCGGTGTCGGAGGTGTACTGGTTTTTCTTCCCAATATTGTGCTGCTCTTTATCGGACTCTCTTTTCTTGAGGCATCGGGCTACATGGCTCGCGCTGCATTTGTGATTGACCGGCTGATGCACCGTTTCGGACTTCATGGAAAGTCCTTTATCCCCATGATAACGGGGTTCGGATGCTCCATCCCGGCAATTATGGCTACCCGAACGCTCAAAAGTCCAACGGACAGGCTTGCGACGATCATGATCATCCCCTTCATGAGCTGCGGCGCAAAACTACCGGTCTATGTACTCCTGACCGGGGCATTTTTTGCTCCGGAGGTTGCGGCCAACGTCATGTTCGGCATCTATTTTCTCGGTATTGCTGTCGGACTCTGGACAGCCTGGATACTGAAGTCAACCATTCTGAAAAGCGATTCCGAGCCTTTTGTGATGGAGCTGCCTCCATACCGATGGCCGACACTCAGCTCAGTTCTCTTCCAGGCAAAAATGAAAGCGCTGATGTACCTGAAAAAAGCCGGAACCCTGATTTTAGGCGCGGTCATCATTATCTGGGCGGTAAGCAACTATCCCCGTAATGAAGCGCTTGATGCACAGCTTCTGGCTGAAACCGCCCGCATTGCATCAAGCACTGCCGGTGAAGCCGACAAACAGGCAGAGCAGAAGAAGCTTGAGTATCAGGTCAACTCGGCCCAGCTTGCCTACTCACTTGCCGGTCGTGCGGGCAGGGTGATTGAGCCGGTCATCAGACCGCTTGGCTTTGACTGGAGGATAGGTATTGCGCTTGTTACCGGGCTTGCAACAAAAGAGGTTGTGGTCTCAACGATGGGAACCATCTACTCAATAGGGAAGAGTGATGGAGAGTCGGTTGATCTGAAATCCATCATCAAGAGCGATCCGGCATTCAGCAGGGCAACAGCACTCAGTCTTATGGTCTTTGTGCTGCTCTATCTGCCCTGTGTTGCCACACTCGGGGTCATGAAAAAAGAGGTTGGACGCTGGAAGCCGGTAGTACTCTATTCCGCCTACTCGCTCTCGGTAGCCTGGGTACTCTCTTTTGCGGTCTACCGCATAGCTCTGTTTATGCAGTGACTTCGGCCACAGCTTCTGCCGGAGCTGTGAGAAGTCCGGACTCTTCAGCCCTCGAAATAATGTCATCAACGGGAATGGTCATCGGAACCGGCTTGCCATCCGTCATGGTGAGCGTTACGGCTGGGTGAGCTTTCTGATGTTCAGCCATTACCGCTTCCCAGCGGTTCCGGGCGGTTTCGTCGAGTGTGCTCCAGGCAAGACGCCCGCGGCATTTCGGGAATTTTGAACAGCCGAGCCAGAGACCTCTTTTCCCGCTTCTGAGGTAGAGCGGAGCGCCGCACTTTGCGCAGAGAATATCAGTCAGCACCGGCGGGGTCTTCAACGGTTCAATGTGGCGCTGTTTATTGAGATTCAGCAGTGTGTTACACTTCGGATAGTTCGAACAGGCAAGAAATGCGCCCAGCCGCCCCTTGCGGAGCAGCATATGTCCCTCCTTGCATGAAGGGCAGACAATTCCGCTGTCTTTCGGCTTCTCCTTGTTGGTGGCGATCGTCTTGATGTTTTTGCACTTGGGATAGTGTGAACAGCCGAGAAATTTTCCGCTCGCCGTCCATTTGACAACCATCTGACCCACACCACATTTTTCACAGGTAGTGGTTTCGCTGTTCTGCGGGATAAGCGGATCGCTTTTGCGAAGGCTCAGGACGGTTTCAAGCGGTTTGTAGAAGTTGTCCAGCACCTGTTCATACTCATCCTCTCCGCTTGCCACCTTGTCCAGCTCATCCTCCATGAATGCCGTAAAGCCGACATTGAAGAGGTCGGGAAAGTTGGCAACGAGAATCAGCGAAACATCCTTGCCGAGTTCGGTAGGAATGATCTTTTTCTTCTCAAGCTCGACATAGCGTCGATCCTGCAGAGTTGAGAAAATGGATGCATAGGTTGACGGCCGGCCTATACCGTAATTATCAAGATCCTTGACGAGTGTCGCCTCGCTGTATCGTGCCGGAGGACGGGTGAAGCTCTGCTTGCGGTCAACATCTTCGAGCGCGAGAGACTCTTTTACGGCAATGCGTTCCGGGAGCTGAACGGTCGGCTCCTTTTCTACATCCTCCTTTGTGGATCGCTGTGCTTCGTAATCCAGCTCTCTCTGGTCGTCATAGACCCGCATGAAGCCGGGGAATAGGATCCTGTTTCCGGTTGCACGAAAGAGAAATCTTGCGGATTGATCTTCTACGTCAACTCTGGTCTGCTCAATTTTTGCAGGGGCCATCATTGCAGCCAGAAACCGTTTCCAGATCAGTTCATAGAGTTTGAACTGCTCTGCAGAGAGGAACTGGCGGACCTGTTCAGGCTTTTTTGCAATAGAGGTCGGTCGTATGGCTTCATGGGCGTCCTGGGCATTCTTTCCGGACTTTGCCGCACCGCCAAATCCGATATACTCCTTGCCGAACTGGTTGTCGATATAGGCTCTTGCCTGGGCAACGGCTTCCGTGCCTATGCGTGTCGAGTCTGTTCTCATATAGGTAATGAGACCCGCAGCCCCTTCCGCACCGAGATCGATTCCCTCATAGAGCTGCTGGGCAATACGCATGGTTTTCTGTGAACCGAAACCAAGCTGGTTTGAAGCTGCCTGCTGAAGCAGTGACGTGGTGAATGGCAGTGGCGGTTTTCGCTGCTGTATCCTGGGCGCGATCTCCGATACCGAGTAGTTCCCCTCCCTGACGAGTGCAGCTATCGCTTCGGCCTGAGTCTGATTGGTTATCTCCGGTTTGTCACCGTCGAAGCGGACAAGTTTTGTTCTGAACGACTCTTTTCCCGGAGTCATGAACTCCGCGCCGATTGTCCAGTACTCCTGAATTTCGAAGCGATTGATTTCAGCTTCACGCTCACAGATCAGTCTGAGCGCAACAGACTGGACTCTGCCTGCCGAGAGACCGCGCAGGACAACATTCCATAAAAACGGACTGATCTTGTAGCCTACTATTTTGTCAAGCCCCTGACGGGTCTGCTGGGAGCGGACAAGCCGGTAGTCAATCTGGCGGGGCTCCTGGATAGCTGCAATGATCGCATTTTTGGTGATCTCATTAAAGAGCACCCGGAAGACCGGTTTTTTTGTTGCTCCGATCTCGTTTGAAATATGCCATGCAATTGCTTCGCCTTCGCGGTCAGGGTCAGTGGCGATGAGGATTTCATCAGCTTCTGCGGCAAGTTTTTTTAACTGCCGGACAACTTTTTCCTTTCCTGCAATGATCTCATACCGCGGTTCGTAGTGATGCTCAAAGTCAAGACCGATCTCTTTTTTCGGCAGATCCTTGATATGGCCGACTGACGCAAAGACGGTATACTTGTCGCCAAGATATTTATTGATTGTTTTTGCCTTTGAGGGGGATTCGACTACAATCAGGGTCCTGTTTCTGGCAGATGGTGTTGCAGCTTTTGAAGCCATTGATCAGTCCCGAGGTAAGAGCGTTACAATTAAATTTTGAAAAAGATAGGTGTTGATGAGCAAAAAACAAATTTTACCACTATTAACACCGTATACTGTTCCGCTAAGAGCGGGTTGTAACTGATTATTTCCTGATGCTAAAACAGGGAGTGCAGGTCAACAAAAAATATTTTATTACTATTGTGGTAATGCGGCAATGTTTACTCGAACAAACTTTTTATAACAACCATGCCTGACGTCATCCGTCATAGTATCTATCGAATCGCTCTGGTTCTGCTGGTGACGGTGCTGCAGCTCTTCTCCCTATCGCTTTTTGCAGCATCACCACCACTTACCTACGGCCCGACAACGGTTCCCGTACAGGTAAATATGGGTGTTGACCAGCGCTATACCATCAAGATTCTTGCCATGAGAAGCGGCAATACGCTGATGGTTGATATTGGCTCCATGGCCAGGGCGTTGCGTATGAGCTTTCATAGTGAGGGCGGCACCTATGATATCGAGGAGTCGCTGGATAGTCCGGGTTCGCGCTGCAGGGTTGAGCCCGGCAACCATTTTGCCAGTGTTGTTTCCAAGGATCCTGAAGGTCGGCAACGAATTATTCAACTTAACGCCGCACCGCTACGGATAGAGTCAAGGAGCTATCTTCCGGTTACCCAGGCGTGCCGGCTTTTTACCGTCTGGCTTGACAGGGAGATTGTCTACAGCTATTCCTCAGGAAGGATCACCGCCTGGCTAAAAGGAAAGCGGTTTGCTGAATCAGTCGCGTCAATAGGCGTAGTAAAAAGTGATGATCAAAATGATCTGACCCGCAAAACGGCGTCAGCTGAAGAAGCAAAAACAGTGATAACGGGCATTGAAGTTGAGAATCGTGCAAATGGAGCAATCATAACCTTTGCCGCTACCGGCGCTCCAGCCCAGGCTTCGCTTCTCAAGCCTGATGCCGAGGGAACGGCCTATTTTTCACTCCAGAATGGGCAGTGTGACGGTGATGCGCTTTCGAAAATTTATGGCAGCGGGGTTGTCAGGGTCATTACGCCGAAACAGTTTGAAGGTGGCGGATTACAGTTTGCTATCACGCTCGACAACAAGGCATTTATTATTAATTCCGTCGAATTTCAGCGGGACGCCAAAAAAAACCGTTATCAGCTCTATATCCGCAGTAAAGCTGATGTGCAGGAGATCCGCAAAAGGGAAAAGGAGGAGCAGATCGCCAGGGTTATCAATCGGGATGTTGAAAAGTGGAAACTCAATACGGTAGTTCTTGACGCCGGTCATGGAGGCAAGGATCCCGGAGCTATTGGAGGCAATGGTACCAGGGAGAAGGATGTTGTCCTGAACATTGTCCATGATCTCGGAAACTTTATAGAGCAGAATTGGCCGGATGTGAACGTGATCTACACCAGAAAGGATGACACCTTCATCCCTCTGCATGAACGGGGGAAAATAGCTAACAGAGCAGGAGGAAAACTCTTCATCAGCGTCCACTGCAATGCAAGTCCGAATCGATCAGCCCGGGGCTCCGAGGTCTATATTCTCGGTCTGCACAAAACGCAGGCAGCGCTTGATGTGGCTCTGTTTGAAAACTCGGTTATCCGCAAGGAGGATGACTATCAGTTGCAGTATAAAGGGTTTTCAGAGGAACATCTCATTATGAGCAGTATGGCGCAGAACGCCTTTGCCCGGCAGTCTACTTCGCTTGCCCAGGATATTCTCAAGCCGGTCGAAAAAATTCCGGGCAATAATGGTCGAGGTGTTCGTCAGGCAGGATTTATGGTTTTATGGACACCCTCCATGCCGAGTGCTCTTGTCGAAGTTGGCTACCTCTCGAATTACGACGAAGAGCGCGTTCTTCGGGATCGCCAGGAGCAGGCCAAAATAGCCTATGGTATTTTCAAAGGGCTGGAGAGCTATCGGAAGAATTACGAAACCACTACCATGGCTTCCATGGGGAAGTGAACCGCCATTGCGTGAATAAAAAAGGTGTCCGGCAGGGCGCCTTTTTTATTCACTTGCAAAGTTGTCAACCCCGCACTAAATTCAGGTTCACATTTGCTCCGGAGCACACGGACGGTAACCCCGTTATTACAGATTCGACCCGCTGATCGTATGAACAATCTCTCCGCACAGATTCTCTGTCGCCTTGCAACTACAGGAGATTTTTTATCAGGTGAAGAGCTTTGCCGGGAATTCGGGGTAACCAGAAGTGCCGTATGGAAGCACATTCGACTGCTTCGCAGCGAAGGTTATCAGCTTGATGCCGTAACAGGCCGGGGATACCGGCTGACCGCTCTGACCGGCAGAGCTGTTTCGGCTGAAGTGGAACCGTTTCTTTCGACACGATGTTTCGGGAGGAACCTCTTCTATCACGAAACTACCGATTCCACCAATCTCCAGGCTAAAGCGCTCGCCGTCAGGGGTTCTGTGGAAGGCACCGTTGTTGCTGCCGATTCCCAGACAGGGGGAAGGGGAAGAATGGGCCGGAGCTGGAACTCTCCTGCAGGAAAAAATCTCTACTTCACCCTGATTCTGCGCCCGGAAGTACCATCCCTGCGTGTTCCCCAGCTTACGCTGCTTGTCGCTGTTGCTCTTCACCGGGCATTGGTCCGCTTTGTTCCCGATCTTCAGCCGAAGATCAAGTGGCCGAACGACATTCTCGTCAATGAAAAGAAGATTTGCGGTGTGCTGTGTGAAATGCAGTCGGAACCTGATTGTACACACTTCGTTGTTGTCGGGCTCGGTATCAATGTCAATCAGTCAGAGTTTCCGGCCGAACTTGAGGGACGCGCTACCTCGCTCTTTCTGGAGAGCGGTCGATCCTTTTCAAAGCCGGAGCTGCTTGCCGCTTTTCTGAACCAGTTTGAGCCCCTTTATGATCGCTGGCTGATTGAAGAGGATCTTGGTTTTGTGCTCTCCTATATCGAAGGACATTCACTTCTTCAGTCAAGAGTTGTCCTGGTTGAGCAGTTTAACCGGACAATAAGCGGAACCGTTTCGGGTATCGCAAAGGGTGGCGAGCTGATGCTTGAGGGTGATGATGGCGGCACGGTTCTGGTGTCATCGGGCGAAGCCCATCTTTCAAAAAGCAATTAACTTATAAAAAAGAATAACGTTATGGACCAGAAGGCACTTCATCCTCATATTATTGCTGCTTACCGTGTGCTTGAAACCGGAGAGCCGATTTCACAAGCTGATGCGCTCCGGCTTGCGACGGTGCCGGGAGAACTCTCCCTTGATCTCGCCTCGCTGGCAAACAAGGTGAAAAACCGCTATGCCTCAAAGGAGGAGTCTCTGTATTCGTGCTCTATCATGAATGCCAAATCGGGAGTGTGTGGTGAAAACTGCAAGTTCTGCGCCCAGTCGCGCCATAACCGGGCCGATATTGAGGTTTATGATCTGGTTGATGAAGAGTCGGTCCTGCTTGAGGCTCGCAACTGTTATTCCTCGGGTGTTTCCCATTTCGGTATTGTCACCAGCGGCTACGGGTATAAAAAGATAAACGGCGAGTTTCAGCGGGTGCTTGCTATGATCGACCGGCTGCATGCCGAACTTCCCTCCCTGAACATCTGTGCCTCGCTTGGCATTCTCGGTGAAGAGCCTGCCGCTGCCCTTGCCGCTCATGGAATCTCCCACTACAATATCAATATCCAGGTTGCACCCGACCGCTACCATGATCTGATTGCCGATACACACTCGGTTGAAGAGCGTATCGAGACGATCAAACGGCTGCGAAAGAACAATATTTCGGTCTGCTGCGGTGGCATTATGGGTGTCGGAGAGAGCATGCAGGAGCGTATTGCCATGATTTTTGCACTTCAGGAGCTTGATGTATCGGTCATACCGCTCAATGTACTGGTGCCGATTGATGGTACTCCACTTGAGGGAAAAGAGCCGCTCTCTGTGGCCGATATCGTGAAAACCTTTGCTATCTGCCGCCTGGCGCATCCGGATAAAATTATCAAGTTTGCTGCCGGCAGGGAGACGGTTATGAAGGATTTTCAGGGTCTACTTATGCTTTCAGGTGCAAACGG
It encodes:
- the feoB gene encoding ferrous iron transport protein B, with the protein product MSGGKEITIALAGNPNCGKSSLFNALTGAQQKVGNFSGVTVEKHEGYIDYKGYRITVVDLPGTYSLTPYSPEELVTRAYLVRERPDVVVNVLEGPNLERNLLLTTQLMELEVDFLVALNMMDEVEEKGIVIDIKQLQQLLGCHIIPVSAKKKSGLDALLDHIIRVSQKEIKIKKNKLFFTPSLEASVDKITALLGNQKELGLYNSRWLAIKLLENDREVYQEVQHYPVWVKVELALQEALRDAERQHDSEPEMLITEDRHAFIRGAMKECVRQPGEVKATVTDYIDMVVLNRVLGLPVFLFVVWSIFQLTFTLGAPIMGALNLFFGTLASHLRPLLPNEMLRSIAIDGVIAGVGGVLVFLPNIVLLFIGLSFLEASGYMARAAFVIDRLMHRFGLHGKSFIPMITGFGCSIPAIMATRTLKSPTDRLATIMIIPFMSCGAKLPVYVLLTGAFFAPEVAANVMFGIYFLGIAVGLWTAWILKSTILKSDSEPFVMELPPYRWPTLSSVLFQAKMKALMYLKKAGTLILGAVIIIWAVSNYPRNEALDAQLLAETARIASSTAGEADKQAEQKKLEYQVNSAQLAYSLAGRAGRVIEPVIRPLGFDWRIGIALVTGLATKEVVVSTMGTIYSIGKSDGESVDLKSIIKSDPAFSRATALSLMVFVLLYLPCVATLGVMKKEVGRWKPVVLYSAYSLSVAWVLSFAVYRIALFMQ
- the topA gene encoding type I DNA topoisomerase, coding for MASKAATPSARNRTLIVVESPSKAKTINKYLGDKYTVFASVGHIKDLPKKEIGLDFEHHYEPRYEIIAGKEKVVRQLKKLAAEADEILIATDPDREGEAIAWHISNEIGATKKPVFRVLFNEITKNAIIAAIQEPRQIDYRLVRSQQTRQGLDKIVGYKISPFLWNVVLRGLSAGRVQSVALRLICEREAEINRFEIQEYWTIGAEFMTPGKESFRTKLVRFDGDKPEITNQTQAEAIAALVREGNYSVSEIAPRIQQRKPPLPFTTSLLQQAASNQLGFGSQKTMRIAQQLYEGIDLGAEGAAGLITYMRTDSTRIGTEAVAQARAYIDNQFGKEYIGFGGAAKSGKNAQDAHEAIRPTSIAKKPEQVRQFLSAEQFKLYELIWKRFLAAMMAPAKIEQTRVDVEDQSARFLFRATGNRILFPGFMRVYDDQRELDYEAQRSTKEDVEKEPTVQLPERIAVKESLALEDVDRKQSFTRPPARYSEATLVKDLDNYGIGRPSTYASIFSTLQDRRYVELEKKKIIPTELGKDVSLILVANFPDLFNVGFTAFMEDELDKVASGEDEYEQVLDNFYKPLETVLSLRKSDPLIPQNSETTTCEKCGVGQMVVKWTASGKFLGCSHYPKCKNIKTIATNKEKPKDSGIVCPSCKEGHMLLRKGRLGAFLACSNYPKCNTLLNLNKQRHIEPLKTPPVLTDILCAKCGAPLYLRSGKRGLWLGCSKFPKCRGRLAWSTLDETARNRWEAVMAEHQKAHPAVTLTMTDGKPVPMTIPVDDIISRAEESGLLTAPAEAVAEVTA
- a CDS encoding N-acetylmuramoyl-L-alanine amidase family protein, producing MPDVIRHSIYRIALVLLVTVLQLFSLSLFAASPPLTYGPTTVPVQVNMGVDQRYTIKILAMRSGNTLMVDIGSMARALRMSFHSEGGTYDIEESLDSPGSRCRVEPGNHFASVVSKDPEGRQRIIQLNAAPLRIESRSYLPVTQACRLFTVWLDREIVYSYSSGRITAWLKGKRFAESVASIGVVKSDDQNDLTRKTASAEEAKTVITGIEVENRANGAIITFAATGAPAQASLLKPDAEGTAYFSLQNGQCDGDALSKIYGSGVVRVITPKQFEGGGLQFAITLDNKAFIINSVEFQRDAKKNRYQLYIRSKADVQEIRKREKEEQIARVINRDVEKWKLNTVVLDAGHGGKDPGAIGGNGTREKDVVLNIVHDLGNFIEQNWPDVNVIYTRKDDTFIPLHERGKIANRAGGKLFISVHCNASPNRSARGSEVYILGLHKTQAALDVALFENSVIRKEDDYQLQYKGFSEEHLIMSSMAQNAFARQSTSLAQDILKPVEKIPGNNGRGVRQAGFMVLWTPSMPSALVEVGYLSNYDEERVLRDRQEQAKIAYGIFKGLESYRKNYETTTMASMGK
- a CDS encoding biotin--[acetyl-CoA-carboxylase] ligase; translation: MNNLSAQILCRLATTGDFLSGEELCREFGVTRSAVWKHIRLLRSEGYQLDAVTGRGYRLTALTGRAVSAEVEPFLSTRCFGRNLFYHETTDSTNLQAKALAVRGSVEGTVVAADSQTGGRGRMGRSWNSPAGKNLYFTLILRPEVPSLRVPQLTLLVAVALHRALVRFVPDLQPKIKWPNDILVNEKKICGVLCEMQSEPDCTHFVVVGLGINVNQSEFPAELEGRATSLFLESGRSFSKPELLAAFLNQFEPLYDRWLIEEDLGFVLSYIEGHSLLQSRVVLVEQFNRTISGTVSGIAKGGELMLEGDDGGTVLVSSGEAHLSKSN
- the bioB gene encoding biotin synthase BioB, yielding MDQKALHPHIIAAYRVLETGEPISQADALRLATVPGELSLDLASLANKVKNRYASKEESLYSCSIMNAKSGVCGENCKFCAQSRHNRADIEVYDLVDEESVLLEARNCYSSGVSHFGIVTSGYGYKKINGEFQRVLAMIDRLHAELPSLNICASLGILGEEPAAALAAHGISHYNINIQVAPDRYHDLIADTHSVEERIETIKRLRKNNISVCCGGIMGVGESMQERIAMIFALQELDVSVIPLNVLVPIDGTPLEGKEPLSVADIVKTFAICRLAHPDKIIKFAAGRETVMKDFQGLLMLSGANGFLTGGYLTTRGRDTAEDQRFAGQIESFN